The following coding sequences are from one Arachis hypogaea cultivar Tifrunner chromosome 7, arahy.Tifrunner.gnm2.J5K5, whole genome shotgun sequence window:
- the LOC112701908 gene encoding mitochondrial import inner membrane translocase subunit TIM50 has product MLSRMRVLRSKRVGEFLLSFRRHRFLCTNLNPPAAASSLRIGSFLKYAAVSALTGSTAFTAYVSYAYSLDEIEEKTKSIRESAKYATASGAGDNGCTTLGKFQHKLYSTAISVPTKAIELYLEKRTLIEGIIRSYTEPWKDKLLPDLSPDEGKHVYTLVLDLDETLIYYELVNGCWEAVKRPGVVDFLEHLSRLYEIVVYTDEENQGHVEAVINKLHPTKRCIIYSLSRVATKYQDGKHFRDLSKLNRDPAKVIYLSGHALENCLQPENCVPMKPCKGFDKDDTTLLDFIPFLKCVARQRPTDIRPILQSYRGCDIPTEFIKRNKRSKEDKSYWRKLTQMIGV; this is encoded by the exons ATGTTGTCACGAATGCGAGTTCTTCGCTCAAAACGAGTCGGTGAATTCTTACTGAGTTTCCGTCGTCATCGCTTTCTCTGCACCAATCTTAATCCTCCTGCAGCCGCCTCCTCACTTCGCATCGGGAGCTTCCTCAAATATGCCGCCGTTTCTGCACTCACCGGATCCACCGCCTTCACTGCATACGTCTCCTACG CTTATAGTTTAGATGAAATTGAAGAGAAAACAAAATCGATTCGTGAATCCGCCAAGTACGCTACTGCTTCTGGTGCTGGCGATAATGGATGTACAACTCTTGGC AAATTTCAACACAAGTTATATTCAACTGCAATCTCAG TGCCTACTAAAGCAATAGAGCTTTATTTGGAAAAAAGAACGCTAATTGAAGGAATTATTCGa AGTTATACTGAGCCATGGAAAGATAAACTCCTCCCTGACTTGTCTCCTGATGAAGGAAAACATGTGTATACCCTTGTTCTAGATCTTGATGAGACATTAATTTACTATGAGCTAGTGAATG GTTGTTGGGAGGCAGTCAAGAGACCTGGAGTTGTTGATTTCTTGGAACATCTATCTCGCCTCTATGAAATTGTGGTGTATACAGATGAGGAAAATCAAGGG CATGTAGAAGCAGTAATAAATAAGCTACATCCCACTAAAAGATGCATTATATATAGCTTATCAAGGGTAGCTACTAAGTATCAAGATGGAAAACACTTTAGA GATCTTTCAAAACTAAACAGAGATCCAGCTAAAGTTATTTATTTAAGTGGCCACGCTTTGGAAAATTGTCTTCAACCAGAAAATTGCGTCCCTATGAAACCATGCAAAGGGTTTGATAAAGATGACACAACTCTCTTAGATTTTATACCATTTCTCAAGT GTGTTGCCCGTCAGCGTCCAACTGATATAAGACCAATACTACAATCTTATAGAGGATGTGATATTCCAACAGAATTCATTAAGCGAAATAAGCGATCCAAGGAGGATAAAAG TTATTGGAGAAAGCTTACGCAAATGATTGGTGTATAG